A region of Vigna radiata var. radiata cultivar VC1973A chromosome 6, Vradiata_ver6, whole genome shotgun sequence DNA encodes the following proteins:
- the LOC106763959 gene encoding cucumisin-like has translation MVSLRPCLLFILLCIAMVELAHSNNDRKTYIVYMGDHPKGMDLASVPSLHTTMAQNVLGSDFKPEAVIHSYKNFNAFVLKLTEEEAKRMEEMENVVSVFPNGKNRLHTTRSWNFLRFPQNVNRETSESDIIVGVIDSGVWPESESFSDKGFGPPPAKWKGSCHNFTCNNKIIGAKYFNLEKEFAKDDIISPRDAEGHGSHCASTVAGNSVNSVSVFGLASGTARGGVPSARIAVYKVCWKTGXCGDADTLAAFDEAISDGVDVISISTGLGXVVYVPYFKDSNNIGSFHAMKKGILTSNSANNLGPGLSSMTNYPPWLLSVAASAFDRKIVTKVKLGNGAVYEGVSINTFDLKGKPYPLVYGGDVPNIAGGHNSSTSRFCVKDSLDKHSVKGKIVLCESIQSSEDVGFLSGAAGVIFGNNYPKDLPGAYALPALEVTQWDQRLIHSYLNSNRNATATIFKSEEVNDGLIPFISSFSSRGPNPITPNTLKPDIAAPGVEVIAAWSPINPISDVKGDKRKVLYNVISGTSMACPHATAAAAYVKSFHPNWSPAMIKSALMTTAIPMSRTLNPEAEFAYGAGLINPSKAANPGLVYDISEADYVKFLCGEGYTDKELRVLTEDHSSCKGQASKKAVYELNLPSFALFVNGSDFSSAFRRTVTNVGSKTSTYKARVIAPSLLNIQVKPRTLSFTSIGQKKSFXLIIEGRINVEILSASLIWDDGNHQVRSPIVVYGSVDS, from the exons ATGGTGTCTTTAAGGCCATGCcttcttttcattcttctctGCATTGCAATGGTTGAACTTGCACATTCCAACAATGATAGGAAG ACTTACATTGTCTACATGGGTGATCACCCTAAGGGCATGGACCTCGCTTCCGTACCTTCTCTTCATACCACCATGGCTCAAAATGTCCTTGGCAG CGATTTCAAACCCGAAGCTGTAATCCACAGCTACAAGAACTTCAATGCGTTCGTCCTGAAGTTAACAGAAGAGGAGGCTAAAAGAATGGAAG AAATGGAGAACGTTGTCTCTGTTTTCCCAAACGGCAAGAATCGTCTTCACACGACAAGGTCGTGGAACTTCTTAAGGTTTCCCCAGAATGTTAATAGAGAAACCTCAGAGAGTGACATAATTGTGGGAGTAATAGACAGTGGTGTTTGGCCGGAGTCTGAGAGCTTCAGTGACAAAGGATTTGGTCCTCCACCGGCCAAGTGGAAAGGATCATGTCATAACTTTACCTGCAACAA CAAAATAATTGGCGCAAAGTACTTCAATCTGGAGAAAGAGTTCGCAAAAGATGATATAATATCTCCAAGAGATGCAGAAGGTCATGGATCACATTGTGCATCCACAGTTGCTGGAAACTCGGTTAACTCGGTGAGTGTATTTGGCTTAGCCTCAGGGACTGCCCGTGGAGGAGTTCCGTCTGCCCGAATCGCTGTGTACAAAGTATGTTGGAAGACAGGAAGNTGTGGCGATGCNGACACCCTTGCAGCATTTGATGAAGCTATCAGTGATGGAGTAGACGTAATTTCTATTTCAACTGGACTGGGAGNAGTAGTCTACGTTCCGTATTTCAAAGATTCAAATAATATAGGAAGTTTTCATGCAATGAAAAAAGGGATACTAACCTCAAATTCTGCCAATAATTTGGGTCCAGGTCTTTCCTCAATGACAAATTATCCACCATGGTTACTTTCTGTGGCTGCAAGCGCTTTCGACAGAAAGATTGTCACTAAGGTGAAGCTGGGCAATGGCGCAGTATATGAG GGGGTTTCGATCAACACATTTGATCTTAAGGGAAAACCGTACCCTCTTGTATATGGTGGAGATGTACCTAATATTGCTGGTGGACATAACAGCTCGACATCCAG GTTTTGCGTAAAGGACTCTTTGGATAAACATTCAGTAAAGGGAAAGATTGTTCTGTGTGAAAGCATTCAGAGTTCAGAAGATGTAGGGTTTTTATCTGGGGCAGCCGGTGTTATATTTGGAAATAATTACCCTAAAGATTTGCCCGGAGCATATGCCTTGCCTGCTTTGGAGGTTACTCAGTGGGATCAAAGACTCATACattcttatttaaattcaaacag AAATGCAACAGCCACGATATTTAAGAGTGAAGAAGTAAACGATGGACTAATCCCTTTCATATCTTCATTCTCCTCAAGAGGTCCAAATCCAATCACACCAAATACTCTAAAG CCTGACATTGCTGCTCCTGGAGTGGAAGTTATAGCTGCATGGTCTCCAATTAACCCAATTTCAGATGTTAAAGGTGACAAAAGAAAAGTACTATATAATGTAATCTCAGGCACTTCAATGGCATGCCCTCATGCTACTGCAGCAGCTGCATATGTCAAATCATTTCATCCCAATTGGTCTCCTGCCATGATCAAGTCTGCACTGATGACCACTG CTATTCCAATGAGTCGCACTCTTAATCCTGAAGCTGAATTTGCATATGGAGCTGGGCTTATTAATCCTTCTAAGGCTGCAAATCCTGGTTTAGTGTATGATATTAGTGAAGCAGATTATGTAAAGTTCTTGTGTGGAGAAGGATACACAGATAAAGAGCTTCGAGTCCTNACTGAAGATCATAGTAGTTGCAAAGGACAAGCAAGCAAGAAAGCTGTATATGAATTAAACCTCCCATCCTTTGCACTTTTTGTAAATGGTTCAGATTTTAGTAGTGCTTTCCGAAGAACCGTTACAAATGTGGGATCCAAAACATCTACGTATAAAGCCAGAGTGATTGCTCCATCTTTGTTAAATATTCAAGTGAAACCCAGGACTCTTTCCTTCACATCTATAGGGCAGAAAAAATCATTTNatttgataattgaagggaGAATTAATGTAGAAATACTCTCTGCTTCTTTGATTTGGGATGATGGAAATCATCAAGTTAGAAGCCCAATTGTAGTGTATGGGTCTGTAGACAGTTGA
- the LOC106764512 gene encoding EG45-like domain containing protein, producing the protein MENKMSAVFVMGLVFISLISVTSAISGTATYYTVYEPSACYGYQDQGTMIAAASDAIYANGAACGQMYKITCTGATNQGVPQPCKGGSVTVKIVDRCPSPGCQATIDLSQEAFSAIADLNAGKIQIEYNKV; encoded by the exons ATGGAGAACAAAATGAGCGCAGTGTTTGTGATGGGGCTTGTCTTTATAAGCCTTATCTCAGTTACATCTGCTATTTCTGGAACTGCAACTTATTACACAGTTTACGAAC CTTCTGCATGCTATGGGTACCAAGATCAGGGAACGATGATAGCTGCTGCAAGCGACGCAATATATGCGAACGGAGCTGCATGTGGTCAAATGTACAAGATCACGTGCACAGGTGCCACCAACCAAGGTGTGCCTCAGCCATGCAAGGGTGGCAGTGTTACTGTGAAGATCGTTGATCGTTGTCCTTCCCCAGGTTGCCAAGCCACCATTGATCTCTCCCAAGAAGCTTTCTCCGCAATCGCTGACCTCAATGCTggaaaaattcaaattgaatacaacaa GGTGTAA